A window of the Pongo abelii isolate AG06213 chromosome 10, NHGRI_mPonAbe1-v2.0_pri, whole genome shotgun sequence genome harbors these coding sequences:
- the LOC100436687 gene encoding olfactory receptor 8S1, whose protein sequence is MALRNHSTITEFLLLRLSADPNIQALLFVLFLGIYLLTIMGNLMLLLVITADSCLHTPMYFFLSHLSFVDLCFSSVIVLKMLENLLSQRKTISVEGCLAQVFFVFVTAGTEACLLSGMAYDRYAAICRPLLYGQIMGKQLYMHLVWGSWGLGFLGALINVLLAVNMVFCEAKIIHHYSCEMPSLLPLSCSDISRNLIALLCSTLLHGLGTFLLVFLSYTRIISTILGISSTLGRSKAFSTCSAHLTAVTLYYGSGLLRHLMPNSGSPIELIFSVQYTVVTPMLNPLIYSLKNKEVKVALKRTLEKYLQYTRR, encoded by the coding sequence ATGGCCTTGAGGAACCACAGCACCATCACCGAGTTCCTCCTCCTTAGGCTGTCTGCCGACCCCAACATCCAGGCTCTGCTCTTTGTGCTGTTCCTGGGGATTTACCTCCTGACCATAATGGGGAACCTGATGCTGTTGCTGGTGATCACGGCTGATTCTTGTCTCCATACACCCATGTATTTCTTCCTGAGTCACCTCTCTTTTGTTGATCTCTGCTTCTCTTCAGTCATTGTGCTCAAGATGCTGGAGAACCTCCTGTCACAGAGGAAAACCATTTCAGTAGAGGGCTGCCTGGCTCAGGTCTTCTTTGTGTTTGTCACTGCAGGGACTGAAGCCTGCCTTCTCTCAGGGATGGCCTATGACCGCTATGCTGCCATCTGCCGCCCACTGCTTTATGGACAGATCATGGGTAAACAGCTGTATATGCACCTTGTGTGGGGCTCATGGGGACTGGGCTTTCTGGGCGCACTCATCAATGTCCTTCTAGCAGTAAACATGGTCTTTTGTGAAGCCAAAATCATTCACCACTACAGCTGTGAGATgccatccctcctccctctgtcCTGCTCTGATATCTCCAGAAACCTCATCGCCTTGCTCTGCTCCACTCTCCTACATGGGCtgggaaccttccttttggtctTCTTATCCTACACCCGTATAATATCTACCATCCTAGGCATCAGCTCTACCTTGGGCAGAAGTAAGGCCTTCTCCACCTGCTCTGCCCACCTCACTGCAGTGACACTTTACTATGGCTCAGGTTTGCTCCGCCATCTCATGCCAAACTCAGGTTCTCCCATAGAGTTGATCTTCTCTGTGCAGTATACTGTAGTCACTCCCATGCTGAATCCCCTCATCTATAGCCTGAAAAATAAGGAAGTAAAGGTAGCTCTGAAAAGaactttggaaaaatatttgcagtatACCAGACGttga